GAACGCGGCCGGCTGCGCTTCATCGGGCACGTCGGCAGCGGCTTCACCGAGGCCGCGCTCACTGGCCTCCTCGACCGGCTGACGCCGCTGGCCCGGCGCGGCAGCCCCTTCGACGAACCCGTCCCGCGCGAACACGCCCGTACGGCCCGCTGGGTGGAGCCGCGCCTGGTCGGCGAGATCGCGTTCCGCGCCTGGACCCGGGACCGCCGCCTGCGGCAGCCGTCGTGGCGCGGCCTGCGCCCGGACAAGGACCCAGCGGACATCCTGCTGCCTACCGGGTCATAGGGTGCGGCCATGGACTTCGCCGTGGCACTCGACGCCGACCTCACCGTGCTGGCCGCCGACGCGGGGGAGTTGACGCGCGAGGACCGGCCGGCCGTGCTCGGCATCACCGGGCCGCCGGGGGCCGGGAAGTCCACGCTGGCCCGCGCGATGACCGCGGCGCTGGGCGGCGCGGCGGCGTACGTTCCGCTGGACGGCTTCCACCTCTCCAACGCCCAGCTCGACCGGCTGGGCCTGCGCGAGCGGAAGGGCTCGGAGCCCGGCTTCGACGTGTGGGGGTACGCGGCGCTGCTACGGCGGCTCGTGGCGGACACGACCCGCGAGGTGTACGTGCCGGACTTCGACCGCGCGCTGGACGAGCCCGTCGCCGCCCGCCACCGAGTGCCACCGGAGACCCGGCTGATCGTCACCGAGGGGAACTACCTGGCCGTGGACCTGCCGGGCTGGCGGGAGGCCAGGGCGCTGATGGACGCCGTCTGGTATGTCGACGCCCCGGCGGCGGTGCGCGACGCGCGGCTGATGAGCCGCCACACGGGCTTCGGCCGGACGCGTGCGGCGGCCCGGTCGTGGATCGACGCGAACGACGGGCCCAACGCCGCCCTGGTGGCGGCGTCCAGGGACCGCTGCGACCGGGTGATCACCCCCGTGGTCGCGACGCACGGCGTGCCGGTGCTGCCCTGCGCGCCGGACGGCCCGCCGCTGGACGGCTACGCGAGCGCGCTGGGCCTGATCGGGGACGCCCTCGGCCGCGGCGCCCGCCTGGTCGCGGTCCCCGCCGAGCGGGTGGCGGACACGTTCTTCTCGCTGCGTACCGGCGTCGCCGGGGAGATCGCCCAGAAGTTCACGGACTACCACCTGCGGCTGGCGATCGTCGGCGACATCTCCCGCCACACGGCGAAGAGTTCGGCCCTGCGCGACTACGTCCGCGAGGCGGACCGGGGCACCCACGTCTGGTTCTCCCCGACCTGGGACGACCTGACAGCACGCCTGCGCGAAAGCCCACCCCCGCCGAACTAATCCCGCGACACCGCCCCGACGCCTCGCTCCGCGCGGACGAACGCGGGGAACTCGTCGGGGGCGCACTGGACTTCGCGCCAGCCGGGGCCGCTGAGTGGGGGGCAGCCGACCAACGGGGTCCACTCCCCCGCCGGGACGTAGAGCAACCGGCGGCCGTCCGGCTCGATGACCGGGGCGACGAGCACGTCGTCGCCGAACATGTACTGGAGGTCGGCGTCCCGCGCCGCCCGGTCGTCGGGGAAGGCCAGTGGCATCGGCCGCATCAGCGGCATGCCCCCGGCGGCGGCCTCCGCGATGTATCCCCGCATCCGGGCGCGCAGCCGGCAGGCCGCGATCGCGGCGCCACGCGCGGGCTCGGGGTAGGCGGTGGGTTCGCGGCGGCCGACGCCGTGGAACCGCATGATCGGGGTGAACGCCGCCCACTGCGCCCACCGGGCGTACAACTCCGGCTCCACGTCCGCGAACACGGCGTCCGGCGTCATGGCCGAGCGGAGTTTGGTGGCCAGCTCGTAGGACTCCGGCGTCCAGTAGCCCCCGGCGTCGTGCGTGACGATGGAGACGCCACTGAGCGACATGGACAGCACGCCGCGCAGGGTGGAGACCATGCCGCTCCAGGTGGAGGGCAGATCGCCGGCCCAGTGGGCCGGGTCGCGCTGGGAGCCGGCCGTGCCGGAGCGCGAGATGGAGACGAAGTCGCCCTCGCGGGCGCGCAGGCCGGCCTCGCGCACCGCGTCCTGGTAGATGAGCCCGTAGCTGTTGCGGCGTTCGATGCCCCGGCTGCCGTCCGCGAAGACGGCGTGGTCCGGGATCTCCTCGCCGAAGTCGGCCAGCACCGCCGCGTTCCCCTCCTCGCGCAGGGTGCGGGTCAGCCGGTGGTTCCACCACGCCCTGGCCTGGGGGTTGGTGAAGTCCAGGACGTACGTGTCGGGGCTGTCGGCGGTGGCGATGGGTCCGCCGTCGGGGTCGCGCACCAGGTAGCCCCGGGCCGCCAGTTCGTCGGCGAGCGGGGTGCCGGCCGTGATGTACGGGTTGATCCACAGGCTGGCCCGCACCCCGCGCTCGGTGAGCGCGCGGGTCCATCCCTCGGGGAACCGGGCCCGGTCCGGGCCGGCCGTCCACGCCGCGTCGTCCAGGACGGATTCGTCCATCCACTCGTCCACATGGATGACGTCGACCGGGCAACCGGCCGCCTGGAGCTCGTCCACGGTCCGCACCACCTCGTCGGCGGTGAAGTAGGACGAGCGGCTCATCCACACGCCGTAGGCCCACTCGGGCAGGGTGCCCGGGCGGCCGGTGAGCGCCTGGTAGCGGTGCTGGATGGTCAGGGCGTCGCCCGCGATGAGGAACAGGTCCAGGCTCTCGCCGCCGATCTGGACGCACGCGGCCTCGGAATGGGTGGCGCCCAGGTCGGCCACGACCGTGCCGCCCGTGTGCGCGAAGATCCCCCAGCCGGCGTCCGACCACAGCAGCGGCACGTTGAGGTAGGCGGAGTCACGCCCGGCGGCCCGGCTCTCCTCGGTGTTGCGCAGCCTGCGGCGCCGCCCGCGCAGGTTGATGCCCTGATAGCTCTCGCCGCCGCCGTAGACGGCCGCGTCGGGGGCCAGGTGGATCGTCTCCACCCAGCAGCCGCCGGGGTGGTCGGGCGAGGGCGCCCGGAAGCCCGCGCGGAACGGGACGGTATCGGCCTCCGGCTCCGCGAAGCGGCGGTACGTGCCGAAGCGCAGCCCCTGACCGTTGCCCTTGGCGCCGTCCGAGTCCCACACCGCCCGCACGCCGGGCCCGCTGATCTCCGTCCCGCCGGGCACCCGGGCGAGCCGGGCGGGCCGGTGTTCCAGGTCGAGCAGCATGGGCGAGCCGTCGTCCGGCGTGCCCGCCGGGGATTCCTGGCGCAGTCGCAGCACGCCCTCCACCGGCACGGTGCACGACACCCGGATGGTCCGGCCGGAGGCGAGCGTCACCCGCAGGTGTTCGCTGTCGCCCTCGGGCTCCGCCGCCACGTACGGATCGATGTCCGACCCCATCGGATTCTCCCTGTCCACCACCTGTCGCCCCGTTCCGAACCCGGGCCGGGTACCCGTGAGTCCGGCGCGAAAACGGAGCCGGTGCCGGGCACGCCGGGCCGGGTGCCCACACCCGGGTGCCGAGCCCGCCCGGGCCGGGTGCCCGACACGCCCGGGCCGGGCGATCTCAAGGGGCGGGGGCCCGCCGCCGATGACTGGGGCGGACGTGATCGGACTCCCCCGCGTGGTGTGGCCGCCCGCGCGCTGAGCACTCGGGGCTGGCGGGACCGTCCTCGCACGACCGTACGCATGCCGATCGAACGCCGGGATAGGGGTGACATCGTGACCGAAGTGCTGCTTCTGCTGCTGGCGATCTTGCTGACGCTGGCCTGCGCCGTCTTCGTCGCGGCCGAGTTCTCGCTGACGACCGTGGAGCGCGGCGAGCTGGAACGGGCCGCCGCGGCCGGCGACAAGGGCGCCGCGGGAGCGCTGGAAGGCGTGCGCGCGCTGACGTTCCAGCTCTCCGGCGCGCAGCTGGGGATCACCGTGACCTCGCTGGTGATCGGCATGCTGGCCGAGCCGTCACTGGCGGAGCTGCTGCGCGGACCGCTGGGCGCGGCGGGGCTGTCGGCAGGGGTGGCCGGCACGCTGGCGGTGGCGCTGGGTGTCGCGGTGTCCACGGTGGTGCTGATGGTGGTGGGCGAGCTGGTCCCGAAGAACTGGGCGATCTCCCGGCCGCTGATCGTGGCGCGGACGGTCGCGGGGCCGCTGCGGACGTTCACCGCCGCCTTCGCGCCGTTCATCCGCCACCTCAACGAGACGGCCAACCGGCTGGTGCGCCTCCTCGACCTCGAACCGACCGAGGAGCTGGCGTCCGCCCGCACCCCGCAGGAGCTGATGGCCCTGGCGCAGCACTCGGCGGCCGAGGGCGTGCTGCCACCGGACTCGGCCGAGCTGTTCGTGCGGACGCTGCATCTGGGCGAGCTGACGGCGGAGAACGTGATGACGCCGCGCGTCGACGTGCACGCGCTGGCGGCGGACGCCACGGCCACCGACGCGGCCCATCTGACGCTGGCCACCGGCCTGTCCCGGTTCCCGGTGTATGACGGCGGCCTGGACGACGTGGTGGGCGTCGTCCACATCAAGGCCGTCCTCGCCATCGACGAGTCGGCGCGCCCCGACACCCGGGTGGCGGCGCTGGCGTCCGAGCCGCTGCTGGTGCCGGACAGCCTGCCGGTGGACCGGTTGCTGGAACGGCTGCGCGGCACCGGATCGCTGGCGGTGGTCGTGGACGAGTACGGCGGCACCGCCGGGGTGGTCACCCTGGAGGACATCGTCGAGGAGGTCGTCGGAGAGGTCCGCGACGAGCACGACCCCGCCGAGCAGCCGGGTCTGGCCAGGACCGGGCCGCGCACCTGGGAGGCGGACGGCAGCCTGCGCGTCGACCAGCTCGCCGCGATCGGCCTGCCGGTGCCGGAGGGCCCGTACGAGACGGTGGCCGGGCTGATGGCGACCGAGCTGGCGCGCATCCCGGCCGACGGGGACCGGATCACCGTGGCGGGCTGGCGGCTGACGGTGCTGCTGACCGCCCGGCACCGGGCGGAGCGGGTACGGATCACGGCACCCGCGCCCGCCGGGAACGGCCCGACCGGCCAGAACGGCCAGAACGCCGGGGACGGCCCGAACGGCCCCAACGGGGCGACCGGCGCGACCGGCGCGACCGGCGCGACCAGTCAGAACGGCTCGACCGGCTCGGTCGGGGGGAAGGGCCGGGAGGGCTCGGCCGGGGGGAAGGGCCGGGAGGGCGTGTCATGACCGTCGCGCAGCTCGCGCTGGGGGCGCTGACCCTGGTCACCAACGCGCTTTTCGTCGGGGGCGAGTTCGCCCTCATCTCGGTGCGCCGCGACCAGATCGAACCGCGCGCCGAGGCCGGTGAACGGCGGGCCCGCACCGTGCTGTGGGCCCTGCGCCACCTCTCGCCCATGATGGCCACCGCCCAACTCGGCATCACCGTCTCGTCCCTGGTGCTGGGCGCGGTCGCGGAGCCCGCCATCGCCCACCTGCTGGAGCCCGTGCTGCACCGCGCCGGGATGCCGGGGGCGCTGGTGCATCCGATCGCGTTCGCCGTCGCCCTCTCGCTGGCCACCTATCTGCACATGCTGGTCGGCGAGATGGTGCCGAAGAACGTCGCGCTGGCGGCCCCCGAGCGCTCGGCGCTGCTGCTGGGCCCGGCGCTGGTGGCGGTGACCCGCGCGCTGCGGCCCGTCGTCTTCGGCATCAACGCCCTGGCCAACGGTCTGCTGCGGCTGCTGCGCGTGGAGCCCAGGGACGAGGTGGCGTCGGTCTTCACCGACGACGAGTTGGTGCGGCTGGTGCAGGACTCCAGCGACGCGGGGCTGCTGGAGGCCGACGAGAGCGAACGGCTGCGGGACGCGCTGGAGCTGGGCACCCGGACGGTGGCGGAGATCGTGGTGCCGGTGAGCCGGATGGTGACCGTGGACCACCGGGTCACGCCCCGGCGGTTGGAGCGGGTCTCGGCGCTCTCCGGGTACTCCCGCTTCCCGGTCACCGCGCCCGGCTCGGCGGTGCTGGGCTTCCTGCACGTCAAGGACGCGCTGGGCGCGGCGGCCCGCGACCGGCCGTTTCCCCGGGAGGCCCTGCACCCGGTGGTGCGGGTGCGACCGGAGACCCTGCTGGATGACGCGCTGACCGCCATGCGCGGCGCCCAGACGCATCTGGCCGCCGTGACGAGCGGCAGGGGGACGCTGCTCGGGTTCGTGGCGATGGAGGACGTCCTGGCGGAGCTGGTCGGCCGCTCCGCGCCCGATTCATCCCATACATCCCGATTATCTCCGCCGGTCGTCGGGTACGCGGGACCGGAAGATACGAAGGATCGACGAACGACCGGAGGACGACCATGGGTAAGCCCAACCCCATCGACGTGCAGAAGGCCCTGAAGGACATCAACTACCCCACCGACAAGAAGTCGGTGGTGAAGCAGGCCAAGAAGAACGGCGCGGACAAGGAGCTGGTGGACAAGTTCTCCGACCTGAAGAAGGACCGCTTCGACGGGCCCGATGACGTCGAGAAGGCGATCTTCAGGTCCTAGCCATGACGACGACACCCAGCGCGCCCGTCGCCGTCGTGACGGGAGCGGATTCCGGAATCGGCCGGGCCACCGCCGTGCGGCTGGCCCGGCTGGGCATGGATGTCGGCATCACCTGGCACACGGACCGGGCGGGCGCCGAGGAGACCGCCGCCGAGGTGGCGAAGGAGGGCCGGCGCGCCGAGACCGAACACCTGGACCTGACCGGGCCGCCGGCGGCGGCCGATGTCGTGGACCGGCTCGCCGACCGCCTCGGCGGCATCGACGCGCTGGTCAACAACGCCGGCACGGGCACCGCGACGCCGTTCACCGAGATCGCCCCGGACACGCTCCGGCACGTGCTGGACGTCGACCTGATCGGCCCGTTCCTGTGCGGGCAGCGGGCGGCCCGGCGCATGATCGCCCAGGGCCGGGGCGGGCGGATCATCAACGTGACCAGCGTCCACGAGCACCAGCCGAAGGTGGGCGCCGCGCCGTACTGCGCGGCCAAGGGCGGCCTCGGACTGCTCACCCAGGTCATGGCCCTGGAGCTGGCGGAGCACGGCATCCTGGTGAACTCGGTGGCCCCCGGCGAGATCGCCACTCCGATGACGGGCCAGGAGGACACCGACGTGCGGACCGAACCCCGCCCCGGCGTCCCGCTGGGCCGGCCGGGCGACGCCCGGGAGGTCGCGGAGGTGATCGCCTTCCTGGCCGGCGACACCGGCTCGTACGTCACCGGCGCGTCCTGGACGGTGGACGGCGGCATGACCCGCATGGGCCCGATGGCCGGCTCCGGCCTGCGCGACGACTCCTGGCGCCGCGTCTAGGGCTCCGCCGCGAGCGCTGGGCCAACGCCCCGGCCGAAGCGACAAGAGCCGTGGGTCCACATGTCCCAGCACCCCCGGCACGAGCCCGCTGCCCCGCCGATCGGCGGGGCAGCGCAGGCGTCGGGCGAGTTGGTCAGGCCACCGCGGTGAGGTCGGCGGCGTGGGTGGGGGCCGGGACCGGTGTGACGCGGGCGGCTTCGGCCGGGCGGGCGTGGGCCAGCAGGCCGGCTCCGGCGGCCGTCGCGATGACCACACCGCCGATGACCAGCGCGGCACGGGCGCCGGCCAGCTCCATCAGCAGGCCGATCAGCGGCGGGCCGATCAGGCCCCAGCCGGTGCTCATGCTCCGCCACACACCCAGCACGCGACCGCGCATGGCGGCCGGCGGGTCCGTCTGGAGAACGGTGGTGCCCGCCGTGTCGGAGACCGACTCGACCACGGCCATCGGGATCACCAGCAGGATCAGCAGCCCCAGCGTCGGGGACAGCCCGGCGGCGATCTGGAGCAGGGCGCCGGCGGCGGCCATCGCCGCGACCAGCCGCACGGACGGGCGCTGGAGCATACCCGCGAGTACGGCGCCGCCGATGCCGCCGATGGCCAGGGCGGTGGAGACGGTGCCGAAGGCCCCGGCACCGGCCGCCAGCGGGCCGGTCACCAGCACCGCGAGCGTCAGTGTGTAGTTCCGCCCGAACACGGCGCTCAGCCCGGTGATCGCGGCCAGCGCGACCAGGCGCGGACGGCCCAGGAAGAACCGCAGCCCCTCCCGCGCGCCCAGCCCTTCCCGCACGGGCTTGGCCTCGGACGCCTCGGCCGGCCGTGCGGACGCCTCGGCCGGCCGTGCGGGCGCCTCGGACGCCGCCTCGGTCGGCTTGTCCACCAGGCGGAGGAACGGGATGACGGCGGCGACGAAGGCGAAGGACAGCCCGTTGGCGACAAACGCGGACGCGGTGCCGAAGACCACCACCGCGACCCCGGCCAGGGCGGTGCCGGCCAGCCGGCCGACGCTGTGCACGGCGGAGCCCAGCGCGATGGCCGAGGGGACGTCCCGGGTGGGCACCAGGTCGTTGCCCAGCAGCGAACAGGCCGGGGCGTCCACGGTGGCGATCACGCCGGTGACGGCGGCGAGCACCAACAGCGCGGGCACGTTGAGCAGCCCGAACGCCACCAGGGCGGCCGTGGCGAAGGCGACCAGGGCCAGCGCGGCCTGACTGAGCGCCGCGGTGAGCTTGCGCGGCCAGGCGTCGACGGCGGCGCCGCCGATCAGCCCGAGCAGCAGCCCCGGCCCGGCCTGGACGGCCATCGAGACACCGGTCGTCGCGGCGGAGCCGGTGACCTGGAGCACCAGCAGGTTCTGGACGGTGAGCTGCATCCAGGTGCCGGCGTTGGACAGGAGGTTGGCCAGGGACCACCAGCGCATGCTGGGGTGGCTCAGACAGCGCCAGGGGCTGCGGCGGGCGGCGGGCCGAGCGGAGGTGAGTGCAGGCATGAAAAAGGGGGGGTGGGGGGAAGAGGGAGAGAGCGCCGGCGCCGTGCGGCGCCCGGCGGCGATGCCCACCATGACAGAGCGGACCCCCGCCGGGAAGTCCAAGATCACCGACGGGGGTCACCGGGGGGCCGCGTCCCTTGTCCCACCTGGCCTTCAGCCCGGTGAGTGCCCTTGCTCACACGCGGTCCGCGAAGGCTCGCGGCGGGCCGGCGCGGGGCCGCGGGGCGGCTCAGGGCCGCATCAGGATCTTCCCCGCGTCCTTGTGCTGGAACATCTGGTAGGCGTCGGCCGCCCGCGCCAGCGGCAGATGGTGGGTGGCGAAGCCGTCCACGCCCAGGGGGTCGTCGTCACCCGCCAGCAGCGGCAGGATGTCCGGCACCCAGCGCCGCACGTTGGCCTGACCCATGCGGAGCTGGATCTGCTTGTCGAACATCGTCAGCATCGGCATCGGATCGGCCATGCCGCCGTAGACCCCGCTGAGCGAGATCGTGCCGCCGCGCCGCACCAAATCGATGGCCGTGTAGAGGGCCGACAGCCGGTCGACGCCGACCCGGGAGGCGAGCCTCTCGGCGATCTTGGCCGGCATCAGCCCGGCGAAGTCCTGGAGCATCTTGTTGGCCGTGCTGCCGTGCGCCTCCATGCCCACCGCGTCGATCACCGAGTCGGCGCCGCGCCCGGCCGTGCGGTCGCGCACGGCGGTGGCGATGTCGTCGTGCTCGGTCAGGTCCAGGGTGGCCACGCCCCGGGAGCGGGCGCGGGCCAGCCGCTCGGGCACCAAGTCGATGCCGATGACCTGCTCGGCGCCCTGGTGCAGCGCGATGCGGCAGCACATGTCGCCGATGGGGCCGAGGCCGAGGACGACGAGCGTGCCGTTCTTGGGCACGTCGGCGTAGGCGACGGCCTGCCAGGCGGTGGGCAGCACGTCGGAGACGTAGACGTAGCGGTCGTCGGGGACGCCCTCCGGCACCCTGATCGGTCCATAGTGGGCCTGCGGCACCCGCAGGTACTCCGCCTGGGCGCCCGGCACGGCTCCGTACAGCTTGGTGTAGCCGAACAGCCGGGCGCCCATGTCGTGCTCCCTGACCTGCGTCGTCTCGCACTGGGTCTGGAGCCCGCGCTCGCACATGAAGCACGAGCCGCAGGCGATCTGGAACGGCACCACCACGCGGTCGCCGGGGGCGAGGTCGGTGACTTCGGAGCCGACCTCCTCCACCACACCTATCGGCTCGTGGCCGAGGATGTCGCCCGGGGTCATGAACGGTGACAGCACCTCGTAAAGGTGCAGGTCGGAGCCACACAGACCGGTGGAGGTGATGCGGATCACCGCGTCCGTGGGCTCCTGGATCACCGGGTCGGGCACGTCCTCGACCCGCACATCGCGCTTGCCGTGCCACACCACAGCCTTCATGGGGACTCACCTCCGGTCGGATACGGAACGCGAGTACCCGGCTCAGTGGTGTCACACCCGCCTCAGCTCCGGGCGGCGACCAGCAGCAGGCCGGCCGACAGGCTGACGGCGGCCAGCAGGACGCAGCCGGCCGCGCAGAGCAGCCGGTGCCGCAGCTCCCGGTAACGGGTGGTGTACTCCGACTCCAGGACGCGGCAGCGGTCGGCGACGCCGGCCAGGACGCGGCGGGCCAGCCGGATGCGGTCCTCGGCGTACCGGGTGGTGAGCTCCGCGCGCTGGGCGTCCGTGAGCCAGGGCAGCGCGTCGGCGAACGCCGCCGCCTCGGCGCGGGCGTTGCTCAGCTCGGCCTGCCAGAGCAGATAGCCCTCCAGCTGGGCGATGCCCTCTGCGGCGTCGTCCCGCCGCTGATGCGTGGCGCGCATGTCAGCTCTCCCGGGTGCCGGGCGCCTCGGAGACGGACTCCGCGACATCGCGGCGCCCGGTCTGCCGTGCCTGGTCCAGCGCGGTGATGCCCGGGTGGTGCAGGTCGAACGCGGGGGCCTCGGAGCGGATGCGCGGCAGCGAGACGAAGTTGTGGCGCGGCGGCGGACAGGAGGTGGCCCATTCCAGGGAACGGCCGAACCCCCAGGGGTCGTCCTCCTCGATCTTCGGCGCGTACTTGGCGGTCTTCCAGACGTTGTAGACGAACGGCAGCGTGGACAGGCCGAGGAGGAAGGCGCCGATGCTGGAGACCATGTTGAGCGCGGTGAAGCCGTCCGCCGCCAAGTAGTCCACGTACCGCCGGGGCATGCCCTCGGCGCCCAGCCAGTGGTGGACCAGGAACGTGCCGTGGAAGCCGGTGAACAGCGTCCAGAAGTGGATCTTCCCGAGCCGCTCGTCGAGCCGGGTGCCGGTGAACTTCGGCCACCAGAAGTGGAATCCGGCGAACATCGCGAAGACGACCGTGCCGAACACCACGTAGTGGAAGTGGGCGACCACGAAATAGCTGTCCGTGACGTGGAAGTCGAGCGGCGGGGAGGCGAGCAGCACGCCCGTGAGGCCGCCGAAGAGGAAGGTGACCAGGAAGCCGACGCACCACAGCATGGGCGTCTCGAAGGAGAGCGATCCCTTCCACATGGTGCCGATCCAGTTGAAGAACTTCACGCCGGTCGGCACCGCGATGAGGAAGGAGAGCAGGGAGAAGAACGGCAGCAACACGGCCCCGGTGGCGAACATGTGGTGCGCCCAGACCGTCATCGACAGGCCGGTGATCGCGATGGTCGCGCCGACCAGGCCGATGTAGCCGAAGATCGGCTTGCGGGCGAAGACCGGGATGATCTCAGTGATGATGCCGAAGAACGGCAGCGCGATGATGTAGACCTCCGGATGGCCGAAGAACCAGAAGAGGTGCTGCCACAGGAGGGCACCGCCGTTCGCCGCGTCGAAGATGTTCGCGCCGAAGAGCCGGTCGGCGGCCAGCCCGAACAGGGCGGCGGCGAGCACCGGGAAGGCCAGCAGCACCAGCACGCTGGTGAGCAGGATGTTCCAGGTGAAGATCGGCATCCGGAACATCGTCATGCCGGGCGCGCGCATGCAGATGATCGTGGTGATGAAGTTGACCGCGCCGAGGATGGTGCCGAAGCCGGAGAGGGCCAGGCCCATGATCCACATGTCGGCGCCCAGGCTCGGCGTGTGCGTGCGGTCGTTGAGCGGGCTGTAGGCGAACCAGCCGAAGTCGGCGGCGCCCTGGGGGGTGAGGAAGGAGCTGACGACGAGCAGCCCGCCGAAGAGGTACATCCAGTAGGCCAGCATGTTCAGCCGGGGGAACGCCACGTCGGGAGCGCCGATCTGCAACGGCATGATGGCGTTGGCGAACCCGGCGAACAGCGGGGTGGCGAACAGCAGCATCATGATCGAGCCGTGCATGGTGAACGACTGGTTGTACTGCTCGGCGGAGAGCAACTGCACGCCTGGACGGGCCAGTTCGATGCGCATGCCCATCGCGAGCGCACCGCCGACGATGAAGAAGAGGAAGGAAGTGATCAGGTACATCGAGCCGATCTTCTTGTGGTCGGTGGTGGTCAGCCACGCGACGACGATCTGCCCGGTGGTCCTGGGCTCTTGGGGGGGCTTCGCGGTCCGCGGTGCGGTGAGGGTCGCCATGGACGGTCCTTTCGGTGACTCGCGGCCCGTTGTACCGACGGGGGAGCGCGGCGCGCGGGTATGACTCCTTCGTGGGCGTGTACACACGCCGCGCTGCCACCGGGCCGGCCGGGCGGCCCCGGGCGGCCGGGTCAGCTCTTCTCGCCCATGGCCTTCTGTTCGACGGCGCCGAGGACATGGTGGCCGACCGTCTCGCCGAGGGGAGGCGGCCGAGGAGACGCTCGGCGACCTCGACGCCAGGGACCCGGAGGACGCCGGATTCCTGCCGCGGCTGCGGGAGTCGCCGCGGATCCCCACAGGTCGAAGCGATCGATCACGGTGGTGTGGGCTCGGGAGTTTGGCACCCCGTCCCCGCGCCGCGCGAACGCTGACGAGTCAACACCCCCGGGGAGGCCCACCGATGGCACAGACGGACCAGACCGCGCACGACGCGGGAAACGCCCGGGACGACGAGGTCGTCGCGCCGCTCACGCGGCACCACGGCGACATCAGGACCTCCAGGGTGGGTGGCGGCCTCCCTTGGCACCGGTGTTCCACCGGGGCATTCCGCTGACCCGCCGTTCAGTCTCCCGAGGTTGCCCGTTCGGGCTCGGCGGGGGAATCCGATTCCACGACGCGGGCGAGTTTCCGCAGCATGCGACGGTGGCGCAGTTGGAGCAGCGTGTCGGAGGCCATGTTGTGGAGCTT
Above is a window of Streptomyces sp. NBC_01803 DNA encoding:
- a CDS encoding zinc-dependent alcohol dehydrogenase; translated protein: MKAVVWHGKRDVRVEDVPDPVIQEPTDAVIRITSTGLCGSDLHLYEVLSPFMTPGDILGHEPIGVVEEVGSEVTDLAPGDRVVVPFQIACGSCFMCERGLQTQCETTQVREHDMGARLFGYTKLYGAVPGAQAEYLRVPQAHYGPIRVPEGVPDDRYVYVSDVLPTAWQAVAYADVPKNGTLVVLGLGPIGDMCCRIALHQGAEQVIGIDLVPERLARARSRGVATLDLTEHDDIATAVRDRTAGRGADSVIDAVGMEAHGSTANKMLQDFAGLMPAKIAERLASRVGVDRLSALYTAIDLVRRGGTISLSGVYGGMADPMPMLTMFDKQIQLRMGQANVRRWVPDILPLLAGDDDPLGVDGFATHHLPLARAADAYQMFQHKDAGKILMRP
- the ctaD gene encoding aa3-type cytochrome oxidase subunit I; this encodes MATLTAPRTAKPPQEPRTTGQIVVAWLTTTDHKKIGSMYLITSFLFFIVGGALAMGMRIELARPGVQLLSAEQYNQSFTMHGSIMMLLFATPLFAGFANAIMPLQIGAPDVAFPRLNMLAYWMYLFGGLLVVSSFLTPQGAADFGWFAYSPLNDRTHTPSLGADMWIMGLALSGFGTILGAVNFITTIICMRAPGMTMFRMPIFTWNILLTSVLVLLAFPVLAAALFGLAADRLFGANIFDAANGGALLWQHLFWFFGHPEVYIIALPFFGIITEIIPVFARKPIFGYIGLVGATIAITGLSMTVWAHHMFATGAVLLPFFSLLSFLIAVPTGVKFFNWIGTMWKGSLSFETPMLWCVGFLVTFLFGGLTGVLLASPPLDFHVTDSYFVVAHFHYVVFGTVVFAMFAGFHFWWPKFTGTRLDERLGKIHFWTLFTGFHGTFLVHHWLGAEGMPRRYVDYLAADGFTALNMVSSIGAFLLGLSTLPFVYNVWKTAKYAPKIEEDDPWGFGRSLEWATSCPPPRHNFVSLPRIRSEAPAFDLHHPGITALDQARQTGRRDVAESVSEAPGTRES